The genomic window AACAGTTTTCGCAAACCCACTTAAACTAATGACTTCATGAATAATGCAAGAGCGAGGACCCACCATAAAAGAAGCGCTAGAGCCCTCACCCAGATACGGCGGTCACTATAAAAGTCCATATTGATATTCCAACACCATACATGTACAGATGGTCTGCGCAATCGATTTAAACGGCCTACACAATCGCCTCCATTGCTATACATGAGTTGCTAACGACAGGTGTTTCACGGTTCAAAGGGCTATTACCAATATAGAATTATCATAGCAAACATCCAAATGGTTACTACATTCTATTCGTGTATTAAATGTGTCTTGTGGAGTCACGATAGGCATAAATCTTTTAATCTTTACTCATTTACAATTAAATGAATGCTCTAACTGagaaatataaaatcaagacaagttttatttcataacgaattaaaggcttttttaaatccacatataaaatttatttgaaagaagGAGAAAGAAGTAATTCTGTTAGAAATAAAACTACAATATGTGCATCAAAATCATGTCAGTTAAAAGtggattttttatataaaatgcaatAGGAATGGATTTCAGGATTAATGattttgttgaaataaattagATGCAATTTTAAATACCTGGTATTCTTTATGACACTCACGttcttacaaacattttattcacCTACGACGGGTGTCGTAATCCGTCGGATCTATTCCAAACGCAAAGCGATTTGAATTTCCGAACTTGATGCGTACTGCTTTTAAATCGGATTTGGACATAGATAAAACAGATCCGATCTTGTCATTTTACGTGACAGCATTAGAATCAGGATAGAGATGTGAaaaaattagtaattttataacaatattaacaTAAGAATTTGAACACCACAATAGAGTTTATTTGCCTTCTACAAGCTTTTTTCTTCCAAAAGCTTTGGCTATTTTAgcaatatttatgatatttaggTTTATCAACAAGCAATCTTCAATTTGCcctgtttctatttttattaaaatacattcatgCATGTTACATCACTATGGTTTTTGACATGATGGATGAAAATATAAGTGAACTAATCAGTACTCAAAAACGGTACACGAATCTTATCAACGAAAACATCGCTTAATgtgtagaaaaaaattataattattttcttgcTCATCCAACAATGATAACTAAAATCCTCTTTTAAAACcgaaaataaatcaaaacaatCTCAAAAGCCTTACGCAACAACTACttaactaaaacaaacaaaccggCAGGTAGGCTTCACATCTCGCATGCCCATAAAGATTAACTATTGTATAAAGTCACGACGATCGGAATTGACAACGTGACGTGACTGCCTAACTTGGCGGTAATCTCACGCGtccaaattatttacattacatataacAGACGCTTTCTTTTTGGTAACAaccaatttctttttttaattgtcattACTGTGGTATTTCTTATTTTGCTCTACATATTGTCTATTTATCTCAAAGATTCCAGAAAACTTTGATTATTATCAATGACTCTTTACAATAGAAATTTCTATAGAGACGGTAAACTAGCAAATTTAGAGTAACAGGAACTACAGTTCCATAAAAAAAGTCATCGCCTATCGGCCATTATCTCTGACCTGACAAACTAcggtgtttatatcctcattgacTACGCCGTCTCGTCGCATCGCCCCGACCTATGACACCGCACTTTCACTACACGACGCAGCTATTATATCCTGGCTGAAGATGTAATAGCTACCAGAAACTTAACCATtaacgtaatattattattattgttattgtattgtaatgtttttttaatgatatccaATTGATGGCGTAGATAACAAAAAGGAGTATATAAAGGATacaatattaatgaaaaatgttttttttaaactaatctTGGAATATAAGAGTAGCTAAACTTTTCGTCACATCTTATGGATATATACCTAGAGGTCTTATAGCGTGCTTTTTATAGCACATATATAtgttcttaaatataaaaagcttTTCGAAAgttttccaatatttaaaataaagtattaacgATGTTTTTATGCTCTCTATTATCTCCTCTCTCATTTGGATTTGAATAACAAAGAATGCCCTAAATTCTTATATCATTGAATAAAAgcctaattaatattaattttatgtatgagATTAAATATACATTCTACAAATTCGGCATCTGCTGTCTTAAGTGCCTTACCTTACAGAACCGATAAAATACAAGTAGGTAGTTCTGAAGAAAGTTAATTAGTGAGggattttgaattattatttaaaaatctttatactcGTTTCGTCGTCGAGATTTAAATTGCTTagtaagtgaaaaaataaaacaacaacatTATCAGAAAGGTTGTAGTTACCAAaacaggatattttttatatattattaaataatattatgttcagaatttaacaaaaataatctataCAAATTCGTAGATACAAAGCCAGTACGCAGTAGTCGATAGAAATACACATAACTTTTTATTCCAAGTAAATTTAACTGAATAACTGTATCTAAACATACAAAATGAAAGTCAAACACTACTTGATAACTTTTGCATCGTCATAAGCACAGAAACCACGTCTTGACCCCAAATAATAAGTACAGTTGAGGATGTCGACAAAATTTCACCTCCAATTAACTTTAAGAGGAAAAGTAGTAAAGAATTCTATCGGTCGCAGATACGTTATATATTAGAATAGTGATGGAACGTTATTATTTTCGATAAACTTTatcgttgataaaaaaaaaactaacgcagaaaatacagacatcgcaatatttttgcttattatTTGCACCAAAAACAAACCAAATTAATCGACACGGCTTCAGTATCTGATTTTATATATTGGCATATTATTTTTGcatcattgaaataaaaatttttgcgtttctctctattcgtcctttattttcctaactgtgtagtggtgtacaaataaagagtttaaataaataaaataaaagatctctatttatataattgataactcACAAATTCTGCTCCAGGGGAATTcaatagtaagtatatatatgttCTTACGATATATGTAATTCGTAAGTACATATAGACTTACGAAACTAAAAAGCTTCTTGTTAAATTGCATAAGGAACTTTGTCAACATTTTATAGGTAAAATTGTAAAGTACACCACTATTGTTTACTCAATACTGGACATACATTATAATACGCTTATATAACATTTGTTTAGACTAGCTGCCGAGATGCGTCTACGCAATCTCATTACCATCGATGAAAGTGTTGACTTAACATATAGATATTACAAATTCCTGTACGTTATTTGatgagtaattaaaaaaaggaaaatcacTATTCGGGGAATATAGGCACGATTTCGACCTTTTTCTATCCGTGTTAATACATTGCGAAATGTTGTTTGAATATTTCATCGATGGTGACATACTATTTTTATCGAATCCTACTTAAACATGCAAAGTAAATAGCTACCGTAGCACTTCGAGCGAGTTAGCGAGTGTTTGTGAAAATTGACAGATCCGTAAACATCGGATTAAGTCATAAATTCGTAATCACACGTTTACAAAGTTAACCCAGTGGAATAGCTTATCGTAAAAACCACCCAGAAGTATTGACAAGTATCGTTTAAATGATATTATCGACTAGTGTTTATCGACAACGGTTGCATTATTATaatctttacttaatattataaatttgaatgtttgtttgtttgtccttccttcacgaccTAGCCAAACAACCAACCAACTTGGTTTTTGGCACAGATTAAGGGGCAGAGAATTTTTAGGTCAGGAAaatcaaatttgtaaaataaagtaaaaaccgCGGCTGACGGTCGCGGGATACCACTAGTTATTAACATACATAATtatgaaattgaaaattaaatccAATGTTTTAAGAGCATtgccaataataaataaacgatatttgtgcagctttcttttattatttttagtgcgTGTAAAATCTCTTTTAGTTGTTTCCGTTAATTTTAGAAAATTCAAAGACTAGGTTAAAGTATTGTCGAATCAAGCTTTTTGAAGTAGTAACGAAAAGTTCATATATTTGCCTTTTGTTAGTCAGAAGTCTAATGAGTGAATTTGTTCATTGTCCACAGTGCATAGCCCTGGCTTTGGTGGCGTTAGCCGGCGCCGAAGCTCCATCAGGTTACAACTATAACCGACCATCCGGAGGAATCGGTGGCAGCATCGGCGGTCTCATCGGTGGAGGCAGCCTTCGCTCCGTCTCCTCAGGCTACCAAACCTCCGAGGGACAACAGCTCGACTCTCAACTCCTTGAACAAGTCCGTCAGATCCTCCTGAAAGAAGAGGCTTCCTCTGGCTCAGGTTTCGGTGGCGGAATCGGTGGCGGTCACGGCGGAGCTCCCTCCTCCTCCTACGGCGCTCCCTCATCCTCATACGGCGTCCCATCATCCTCCTACGGTGTTCCCAGCGGCGGCCGCGTCGTCGGCATCAACCTTGAAGCCATCCGCCAAGCCATCCAAGTCGCCCAATACGAGCAGAGCGGCGGAGTCAGTGGTGGAGGATACCCATCCGGCCCATCCTCATCCTACGGTACCCCCTCCGGCAGCTACGGCGCTCCTTACTAACTCCCAAACTCCTGACCGCCATCCATTGAGATGTTCGACTTATTCGGGCGGGCTCGTCTCATCTCCGAGCGCCCGAATGCCTAAACCAATGGATCGAGCGCCACGTACAATGTAGGTGGCCTCAGTCCGGCCCTGCCATCCTGGCCAACGCCTGCGACTGTGCACGCTCACGGGTTACCCAGCTATCAGCCAGTCGCCTCTGTCACGAGACAGCTGCCAAAACTGACAACTGACACAAATCCTTGTCAGTTGCGACAGCTCTCGCGTGACACAACACGAAGTGGCTCGTAGCTGGGAACGACTCTTGTTCTGTATAAAGTTTATCGATAAGTTAgcttaattgttgttttaagtttttgtttttttttataaaaaaattataaatacattttgacaCCGTATTACGtcgtattattttttagtaccTGGATGacagtttttttgtaaatgaaataaaataccgAGCAAAAAGAGGGAAAAAAGAATCACCAAACCAACAGCCTATAGCAGTTCACTACTAGAcaaaaagcctctcccaacgggggGTCTGCCCTCTGACATCTGGACTTGATGATGGTAGGTCTTTCGGTTTGGTAACCGCCCGATTTCCCGCCGTAGCTATACTGCAGtctgcatacaaaatttcatgaaattcgTTGGAGCTGTTTCCAAGATTCAAGAATTGCTCGTTCAATGGTATTAGATGCATTATCTATAGCACTACAGACTACTACCATCCTCAACACTGTAATGAACCCCTGCCGGCACAGGTCCACTTCCCATAGGAGAGAAAGAATGAGAGTCAGACTCTCCAAGCTGctccaatttaattaaaaatttaaatttgttgttGTATTCGTTATAGGTACGTATCTaccgtcaaatattttttttactttcatattatgtaaaacGTTGTATTTGTCAAACCTAAGGCTAACAcacttcaatttaatttattggtataaaaatgtttatgagggccacataataattaaactagttagtttaattattatgaaaattgttaaatataGTATTTACTTCCTTAGAATTAGTAGTTACTAATTCTAAGGAagtaaatactatattttagatattttcattacaaatATTTAGACACTTATTAACATCTTGTGCTctggaaaaataacaaaatttcttTGATTGTAGAGTATCTAGGTATGCGCTTTTACAATATAAccccatttataattttacagttggctttttacaaaaagtaaattaaatatatttgagcAAAACCTTGACCTagtttattagcacttttgaaaagtcaagtaagtctgtttgtagtgacactaccaccggtttggaaggtagatttcactgagaagagccggcgagaaacttagcagattgctcttttccatcattttttagtttaacaatctttagaattttactgttttatgagagatgagagcggagtggcctgcttccaagcggCCTTTTCTTTAATGAATTCATCAATcatgtagtaaccacgattggttaaatgtgttttaatatattgtttaaacttaggtaaaggtatatctaatattaccttatCTAGTATCACGTTATAAAAGCATGTACGCATCCCCCCAcaagatttctgtacttttctcagacgatatgcagatatttctaatttatgtcagtttctagtaagtcgattctTTATATcgttttttgtttatagttttgtttagaaaacattatataattataaatatattgcgaggctactgtaagtttactaatttctttaaatttggcacgaaaggattcgcgtgatctaagtgtATATATcaatcgcacagctcttttctgcagtAAAAATAGtagctctgccccataacaagatcccatacgacattacactatggaagtatgcCAAATAATCAAGCCTAGCAGTTTAAATATTCTGTTAACTGTCTAATTTTATtgacagcataagcagctgagctgagcttaCCCGCTAGTGTTCGATATGTGCACCCCACGGTAACTTCTAGAAAAACTCCCTTTTTTTTCTCTATCTTTAATTATTGtctatttatcattatttttatcaactttctttACTTTTGGTAACATAAATTAACAcactttgttttctttgcactcaaaactaagttattaacagtaaacaaGTGAGgtacatgcgacatagcacggcttacgtCGTCAGAATTGTCTTTACTTCTGTTAGacttaaaattaaagatgtatcacctgcaaacagtacaatgtcacaagtgTTACTAACATGGTGTGGAAGATCATTtaaatacaccaaaaatagaaaaggactcAAAATTGAGGCATGTGGGACGCCCATTAAGGTTGATGTACCctgaaactttattttattttacgcatACTCTTTGTGTTCTATCACTAAGATAAGAGGCAATCAAATTAAGTGCAATATTTTTGATGCCATTCGCCAATCGCGGCCTAGCCCTAGAGATCTGTACGTAGAGTAAAGAGGCTGTGAAAACGTTCGAATTTTCAATCAGGtttttcaatactttttttatttcttttttgtctTCAAATACGGAAAgttcaaatattaaaagtagGGTCCGTAGTGGAaatcaaatatataaagattttgtaaatttttattaaaactctgTGAGTAGCCTAGGATACTCACATGCATATTATCCATTCGACATAGGAGATTAATAAAGAAGGGGTAATATGTCCGccacagaatcaagaacatacagaaaccgtgtagtTGTTGTAgctagtagtgtttctcgaaaaggCGGCTagtcatttcattccatttaggagttgacaataattatttttcctctGATGTTCTTAAACGTTTACCTTAAAGTGGGAAAAGTTTCTGAGGTAGCATCCGCGGGTATGATGTGTGACATAACATAGACAAACGCAAAATAAATTTGCTAAAAAAAGGTTCAtcctttttttgtttcattagaaACAAGCATTAATAAGTAAAAAGtttgcattaaataaataaatatactacgacaatacacacaccgccatcaagccccaaagtaagcgaggcttttgtttaatatttttataaataatatacataaatacttgttttttttgggcgtgaccttggatattaagcttcagtggggttcTCATATAgatagcgggtaaactaagctcggctgcctacgcagtaaGAAAAATTAGATAGATTACTgtcgttgaaatagctaggcttgtttattttgcgtactttcatagtgttatgtcctacggaatcttgttatgtggtaaagctgctgatatcgaaactatatttatattgcagaaaagagctgtacgatcaatatataaacttaaatcacgcgaatccctccttgagaagtttaaagaaataggtatactcactgtagcttcacaatatatttataataatatagtatttgtaagacaacatattagtctttataaataaaaagtggatataaacagtcgacttacaagaaatggtcataaattagtgacatctgcatatcgtctgcgaaaggtgcagaagtcatttgtgggattgagtatacgcttttataatatgattcctaaggaaattttggacctaccaatccaatagtttaaagaatgtgtaaaaacacatttataacagcgaggttattatacaattgatgaatttcttaatgacaaggttgcttggaagcatccggctccgctttcatctctcacaagatagaaaaatgaatgttaaaatgtaaaatgtaaatttttgatattgggaaagagcaactgctgagtttcttgccggcttcttctcggtagaatctgccttccgaaccggtggtagagtcactacaaacaaacagacttgacgtttcaaacgtgcttatattaggcctacttgaaataaatgaattttgaattttgtaatatccagacactgaaaaatattcaggttcatcacaacaacatttttcagttgcgggaatcgcacccacatcctttgactcagaaagcagggtcgctgctcactgagCCGCAAAAGTTAAAGACAAAAGGtacatattttgataaataatttcttaattttcttaacaaaGATATTTCAATCTTCAGAAAGATCCggaaatgaatgaaatgaaatattacaaaatgaGTCACAAGTCCacggaattaaaaataagaCTATACTCagtagaaaataaaaagcaaaagaTACAGCAACAGATGTATTTAAATTCTCGTAAAAAAGAATTGAACATTAAGCAAAACACAAAAATGCTAATAAATGAAAGTAGAAACTTAATTTtacgttgtatatttaaattaaccaCAACACTTCCAAATTAACATACAGATTAGGTTTCAAGCGTGATGATATACCTACTCATACATCGTGCTTCAGTGGAAAATAACCATAgacttattaataaagtttgaaGGGTTTAATTTCCGGGTCGTccaacaaaatgtttttttcgtttAGCCCTCGATAGCAATCACACCtgttggtaagcgatgatgtTCTAAGGAGGTAGCGGATTAACCTGTTAGAGATATAAATTGGTTTTAGACGACATCggaccggaacactaaatcgcttggcggcaggaCTTTGTCGCTAAgagggtaactagccaaggcctcccaccagaccagggaacacagaaattataaatccgaaaTTGCCCCCCCCACTTATAAGTtctcatcatattaacccataaccgacccactgcagggcaagggtctcGTCTCGCAATGTAgcccatcacgctggcccagcgcagattagtggacttcacacatttttaagaacatagagaactctcaggtatgcagattccctcaagatattttctttcaccgttgaagcaagtgatattttaattgtttaaaacacacataacatagaaaggtgcgtgctgggattcgaactcggccccgcgaaagtgaaaGAGAGAGAGGTAGAGGTcgtactcactgggctatcaccgtttattATAAGACCTCAGCGCTCATCACTACGCCAGGTAGgtatgtcaaaaataataagtacttactcGACTGTCATTAGCCctgacattaattaattattataaaagaagaaaaacaaaagaaacttaGAAATATTAATCGACTAATCGTGAACTCTGacatttgttataataatgaaGTGCAAAATGTCGAAACTGAAGTGGACTCTCAACTATACCCGTAGAgctaatgttctttttttttagattactgCACATTATCTGTACGAGTCTTCAGTGTGGCCACAGGTTGGGCGAGCAACATCAAAACAAGTGCCTAATGAcgtttatgcccgttttcactaacgtcgAACAAGGCAATACCGTAGCCTTGACAATAGTAACGTAATCTTTAAAATGcttattcccttctgttttatttgtgaaacggtttgacaatattgtaaatatttatttaatatttatattaagtatataggtatatattaattattatcactatctatatattttattgtaagtttatatatgcatgtttatttaaatgcaccacctacctctcttcttgagctgtttttaacgcctttggttgcctagaagagatcgctacgcttataatattactatacgtttatgtggtgtacaataaaagtgtattcattcattcattcattcatacattagtattaaagtacattgtgctgttttgacACTACGAACAGCCATAATtcaaaagaagaataagaaaaaagCAATGCAGTAAGGGCGCTTTTAGTGTCACGCGGATTTGCTCACGCACGCGGGATTGGACCGCATGCGTAAAATTTCACGCTGCGGATCATACGCAGCATGAGTTTCAGTTTTCTACGGGCTGCGTAACGGTATAGACGTGTTCAAAAATGATCAATGTCAGAAGAATATGTGTCGCTTACATACTTTACAAACGACGAAACAAGAAGACAAGAGTACATGTTGATCCCTTTCTTGAAAATAGGCTTCTTGCTGGGGCGTTTGTTACACGCTTTGgaaaactacaaaataatgaacgtaaatttaaaaattactttcgaATGTCCATTCGTTCTTTTGATGAACTGTTGTGTAAAATTGAGAATAAGCTACAAAAAAGCAGTTTACGAAGGATTACAATACAACCGATTGAGAGGCTCGCTATTACATTaaggtaagttttaaattttaaatatttaatttcctgCTATGATTTAGTGGAAAGGGATTTGAACAGGTAGGATAAACGTTTTTTGACTTCAAATTACTGTCATGTGTAAATTTacatgtgcaaaaaaaaaattttgtcatGTACTCTGAAATTTCATTGTtcataatttcattcaatttcatgttgaaatttcattaaataagattatttcaCTCATAAAATGTCGCCATTAAAGTGGAATCATTCCTACCTTTCATCACACgctacttattataatatagataaaagttATAGGTTTGCACATGACAGtaatttaaagtcaaaaaaaGTCCTTAATTGGTTTGGGATTGGTACGTTCAACCTACATacacaatccttttttttatctgataaAGTACACATGGCCACAGATCAAGTTACCCAAAACCAGCATAAATGGAACTCGCGCCTTGCGTATTATCATACTTAGGTAACCCGTCGGAGTCCCGCTTATACTGGATTTGAGTAACTTGATCTGTGCCGTGTGTACAACCGCACTCATATGACTAAACAAACAATTAGAGAGAAACTGGAGAAAAAAAGTTAATCGtactcattttaataaaaagagttttattcataaattaaaaaatcaaattttacatcattcatttctttgtaaatttgtatcctGAGCGTTGACATTACTTTCGCCTGTAGATGATGTTGTTGCTGGGGTATAAATTACGTCATAAGACGTGATATTAAACAGGCCGCTTTCAGTCGAAATAAGAGTTTCATTGTCATTCACTGCAGCAGAACTAATAGCATTGTCGTTAAGACTCGAAGTATCCTGGATTATACTATTGGTTTGGTAATCTTGATTTATCGGTGACAAACTGTCAAGCTCAGTAAAACCACTAGAACTTGTTGTAGGTATGGGACTGTAGTATGCAGGTTGTGTTTGACTTTCCATTTCCATAACTATATTTAACACTTTTGTTCTGAACATTAGTTTTTGATATCTAGTGAATCTTTTTAATGAAGGCTGCAGAGACTGAAAGAAAGCCAAATCCTCACTTTCTAGCTCCAGTTGATTAGACTTTAAGCATTCTAATAACTGTGCCTCAAATTCAGATGGTGCTTGCTTTTTAGATTttacttgtttttgttttgatgttGGGTGAGAACTTTCTTGACGTGAAGTATCTGGTTGCGTGGACTCATTAGGTGTTTCTAAATTACTTTGTTCAGACATTTCTTCACAGAGTGACTCTTCTCCAGCAGTTTCCGTTGTACTGTCTAAGAAAGTCAAAATGTCATAGTAAgaatatttcttcttcttcttcttactcCCAGAGCCGGATGGCTGATTTTTTTCAGATATCTTGTCTTTCTGGTAAGTGTCCCTTGCTGTTCGCCAGCGTTGTTGTATTTTCTTGTCTGAaatgacaaaatataataagtaagtgGCAAAAGTACACACAGTTTCAGATCAAGTTACCCAAAACCAGTACCAATAAAATCTAACGTAGCTATAGTACTGTAgttaaaacgaattaaaaacttCTAGCGCTAGCTACTTCCGTGCCCTTTCACCTTAagggtatttatttttcttctgaaGTAAAATTCGAGCGGTGCATGCTGTCTTATGTCTGATGTCagcattattaatatattatgttatcatattattaatatattgtttttgttttcagataTTTGGCAACTGGTAATACATTCACTGATCTACACTATTCCTATGTGATTGGAATTGCAACAATTAGCGAAATAGTAAGACAAGTTTGTTACATAATATGGATTGAACTAAAGTCTGAATGTATTCCACAGCTTAATGGGATCAAATGGAAAGAAATCGCAGAGGGATTTCTCACATATACAAATTTTCCTAATTGCTTGGGTGCAATTGATGGAAAACATATAAGAGTGATTCGGCCGCCGCACAGTGGatcactatattttaattataagaaatattattctgTAGTGCTCCTCGCAATGTGTGATGctgattataattttacatatattaatGTCGGTACCAGTGGAAGCAACGCCGATTCAACCATCTTTAGAAGGAGTCAATTGTATACGAAACTGGAAAGTAACACGTTGGGTATCCCTGACCCGCAAGAGTTGCCTATTATTTGCCCCGAAGTAGCTTATCCATCTAGTGTAAGAG from Pararge aegeria chromosome 20, ilParAegt1.1, whole genome shotgun sequence includes these protein-coding regions:
- the LOC120632685 gene encoding keratin, type I cytoskeletal 9; the protein is MKAFVACIALALVALAGAEAPSGYNYNRPSGGIGGSIGGLIGGGSLRSVSSGYQTSEGQQLDSQLLEQVRQILLKEEASSGSGFGGGIGGGHGGAPSSSYGAPSSSYGVPSSSYGVPSGGRVVGINLEAIRQAIQVAQYEQSGGVSGGGYPSGPSSSYGTPSGSYGAPY
- the LOC120632593 gene encoding protein ANTAGONIST OF LIKE HETEROCHROMATIN PROTEIN 1-like; protein product: MINVRRICVAYILYKRRNKKTRVHVDPFLENRLLAGAFVTRFGKLQNNERKFKNYFRMSIRSFDELLCKIENKLQKSSLRRITIQPIERLAITLRYLATGNTFTDLHYSYVIGIATISEIVRQVCYIIWIELKSECIPQLNGIKWKEIAEGFLTYTNFPNCLGAIDGKHIRVIRPPHSGSLYFNYKKYYSVVLLAMCDADYNFTYINVGTSGSNADSTIFRRSQLYTKLESNTLGIPDPQELPIICPEVAYPSSVRAKLPFVIVGDEAFGLSSHVMRPYARDNLPYKKKIFNYRLSRARRYIECTFGIMSNKFRIFHRSMNVKLDLAQLIVKTACVLHNFIRKRDGYKVSHTFVTNGFTGPLPRQQTESSNTSASNIRDIFADYFINEGKVSWQHRYIIN
- the LOC120632594 gene encoding uncharacterized protein LOC120632594, which codes for MKIDTERVIIEVHLRPVLWDKRNELYKNRDAREAAWRDILKELAPNYENLSEEERKEADKKIQQRWRTARDTYQKDKISEKNQPSGSGSKKKKKKYSYYDILTFLDSTTETAGEESLCEEMSEQSNLETPNESTQPDTSRQESSHPTSKQKQVKSKKQAPSEFEAQLLECLKSNQLELESEDLAFFQSLQPSLKRFTRYQKLMFRTKVLNIVMEMESQTQPAYYSPIPTTSSSGFTELDSLSPINQDYQTNSIIQDTSSLNDNAISSAAVNDNETLISTESGLFNITSYDVIYTPATTSSTGESNVNAQDTNLQRNE